The region TACGGCGAAGCCGGGTGATCCGGTGCCCAAGGTGGAGGTGCTGCAGGCGAGCGATCCGAAGATTTTGACTTCGGTGATTGGACCGAACGAGATTCACCTGGAGACGTCGCCTGAGCATCACGCGAACTGGCTGGACTGTGTGAGGTCGCGGAAGCAGCCGCTGGCCCCGATTGAGATTGGGCACAGGGCGTGCTCAACCTGCCTGCTGCACCATATCGCGATGAAGACGGGAAGGCATCTGCACTGGGATCCGGAGCGGGAGCAGTTCAAGGGCGATGATGCCGCGAATGCGATGCTGTCGCGTCCGCAGCGGTCGCCGTACACGTTCGCGGAGGCGAGCTGGGTCTAGCGCATCATTTGCTAGAGGCGCCTTTAGGTTCAGCGAGGTGGCGCTCTGCTGCTTTCTCGCGCACAGCCTCATAGCGGTGAGCGAGGACGTCGAGCTCGGCGTCGGAGAGATGCTCGATGTCGATCATCTCGTTCCGGGCTGACTTGATGGATTCGATCAGCTCGTTGAGCTTGAGGTTGATGGCGCGGGCGTCGCGGTTCTGGGTGTTCTGGATGAGGAAGACCATCAGAAAGGTGACGATGGTCGTGCCGGTGTTGATGATGAGCTGCCAAGTGTCGGAGTAATGATAGATCGGTCCAGTGACGCCCCACATCACGATGACACCGACGGCGAAGACAAAGGCCCAACGGGAACCCATGTAGTTGCTGC is a window of Edaphobacter sp. 12200R-103 DNA encoding:
- a CDS encoding low affinity iron permease family protein encodes the protein MGSRWAFVFAVGVIVMWGVTGPIYHYSDTWQLIINTGTTIVTFLMVFLIQNTQNRDARAINLKLNELIESIKSARNEMIDIEHLSDAELDVLAHRYEAVREKAAERHLAEPKGASSK